One Candidatus Nanosynbacter featherlites genomic region harbors:
- a CDS encoding M15 family metallopeptidase produces MKIQRQFPWKELIKWGSAVLACLGVAYLLYLNNQYERKPVDNTPGQIQEKPAVESAPAPAPKEVQVALPGATPISARQEDYQADGSIWQIVNQTRGFKQPTYVPSDLQTADVPTLPGRGPEERSLRAAIMPDLKALMAAAESAGSPVRLGSGYRSYQTQVGLFNRYARQVGEAQAARFSARPGYSEHQSGLALDFGSPDGRCWVDDCFKNTKAGKWLAAHAHEYGFILRYPEGKQSIVGYQYEAWHFRYVGRELAGALHQSGLTLEEALPYLEKAQNELKQKETSS; encoded by the coding sequence ATGAAAATTCAAAGACAATTTCCTTGGAAAGAACTGATCAAATGGGGAAGCGCCGTTTTGGCGTGTCTTGGTGTTGCTTATTTGCTGTATCTCAATAACCAATACGAAAGGAAGCCAGTAGACAACACACCAGGCCAAATCCAGGAAAAGCCCGCCGTCGAATCAGCACCGGCACCAGCACCAAAAGAGGTCCAGGTCGCGCTGCCTGGAGCTACGCCAATTTCAGCCAGACAAGAGGACTACCAAGCCGACGGCAGTATCTGGCAAATCGTCAACCAAACGCGCGGCTTCAAGCAGCCAACCTATGTGCCGAGCGACCTGCAAACCGCAGATGTACCGACCCTGCCAGGTAGGGGGCCAGAAGAGCGATCTCTACGAGCAGCGATTATGCCAGATCTAAAAGCATTGATGGCAGCAGCCGAAAGCGCTGGCTCACCAGTACGCCTGGGGAGTGGATATCGCAGCTATCAGACGCAAGTCGGGCTATTTAACCGATACGCCCGTCAAGTTGGTGAAGCACAGGCAGCACGATTTAGTGCCCGACCTGGCTATAGCGAACATCAATCCGGCTTAGCTCTAGACTTTGGCTCGCCAGACGGCAGGTGCTGGGTGGACGATTGTTTCAAAAACACCAAAGCAGGGAAATGGTTGGCGGCCCATGCTCACGAATACGGCTTCATCCTGCGCTATCCAGAAGGCAAACAATCAATCGTTGGTTATCAATACGAAGCCTGGCATTTCCGTTACGTCGGCCGTGAACTCGCTGGCGCGCTGCACCAGTCCGGCTTAACCCTGGAAGAAGCATTACCATATCTAGAAAAAGCACAAAATGAACTGAAGCAAAAGGAGACGTCGTCATGA
- a CDS encoding PKD domain-containing protein: protein MNKIVKRVLLAGSITAAIIGGIWYATPSDAVGCSDIKIVRCGTMTHSAMKSAYHSDSEVRGIYNYFGITQSMVEGAGMHEGVADASNNTVTVNGRVVATNAKTIQRRHVNYTNPINYQQIGGKSYPSYLIRHSFMPVASKKPVFVWLDGNGKFVQAVIKDCGNPLWGEPTPPPTPAPKPVLTCDALSAQKVAGTRNKFAFAATATAKNGASISSYTFDFGDGQKTTGSSNKAEHTYTKAGTYTATVTINNGVTSQNCKVTITVTEEPKIQVCDLKTDTIVTIKESEYDTSKHSKNFADCEKVKVCDTKTGEIITVRKSEENKEGYSKNEEDCKVKVCDIKTKQIISVWTKDQKNEGYASVDSDACKPSTPPTTPPAPKQPTPPAPTTTELPRTGTTDALLSIFGLGSLAASAVAYIVSRRQ, encoded by the coding sequence ATGAATAAAATAGTAAAGAGAGTACTTTTGGCTGGCTCTATTACTGCCGCAATTATCGGTGGTATTTGGTATGCTACGCCTTCTGATGCCGTCGGCTGTTCAGATATCAAGATCGTTCGTTGTGGTACTATGACTCATAGTGCCATGAAGTCGGCTTATCACAGCGACAGCGAAGTCCGTGGTATTTACAACTACTTCGGCATTACACAATCAATGGTTGAGGGCGCTGGTATGCACGAAGGTGTGGCAGACGCTTCAAACAACACCGTTACAGTGAACGGTCGTGTCGTAGCAACGAATGCAAAAACCATTCAGCGCCGTCACGTTAACTACACCAACCCAATCAACTACCAGCAAATTGGTGGTAAATCATACCCAAGCTACTTGATTCGTCACAGCTTTATGCCAGTGGCAAGTAAGAAGCCAGTGTTTGTATGGTTGGACGGTAATGGTAAATTCGTTCAGGCAGTTATCAAGGACTGTGGTAACCCACTTTGGGGTGAACCAACACCTCCACCAACACCAGCTCCAAAGCCAGTATTGACGTGTGACGCATTGAGCGCGCAAAAAGTCGCTGGTACCCGCAACAAGTTCGCCTTTGCTGCGACTGCAACTGCAAAGAATGGTGCAAGCATTAGTAGCTATACTTTCGACTTTGGCGATGGCCAAAAGACAACTGGTAGCAGCAACAAGGCTGAGCACACCTACACAAAGGCTGGTACTTACACTGCAACTGTTACCATCAACAATGGCGTAACCAGCCAAAACTGTAAAGTTACCATCACGGTGACTGAAGAGCCAAAAATTCAAGTTTGTGACTTGAAGACTGACACAATTGTCACTATCAAAGAAAGTGAATACGACACAAGCAAACACTCAAAGAACTTTGCTGACTGTGAAAAAGTCAAGGTTTGTGACACCAAAACTGGTGAGATCATAACCGTACGCAAGAGTGAAGAAAACAAGGAAGGTTACTCAAAGAACGAAGAAGACTGTAAGGTTAAAGTCTGTGACATCAAGACCAAGCAGATCATCAGCGTCTGGACTAAGGACCAAAAGAACGAGGGATACGCATCAGTGGACAGCGACGCATGTAAGCCAAGCACTCCTCCGACTACCCCTCCTGCTCCTAAGCAACCTACCCCACCAGCTCCAACAACAACTGAGTTGCCACGAACTGGTACGACTGACGCGCTCCTTTCAATCTTTGGTCTCGGCTCACTTGCTGCTTCTGCCGTTGCCTACATCGTAAGCCGCCGCCAATAA